The proteins below come from a single Tribolium castaneum strain GA2 chromosome 9, icTriCast1.1, whole genome shotgun sequence genomic window:
- the LOC135267144 gene encoding uncharacterized protein LOC135267144 isoform X1, whose translation MAEKHIVKFHFIAKFFGDGNRFLVRGENAFTSGHVTKFRFDGTVQPMRISAEVLPSMKKLNYTVEISYDLEEGVKTAHCTCPRGNVACHHMAAALYYAHYNVSATDIECQWSAPSKTTPQTEVIKLADVYKPKLSNYTALSRSSTEDEIIQFRAEIGVTNVVGFTWLLRPEASEEARKIIADIEEILQSLEYVQAIDKQKFLLEKCRIDEARIKLVEACTRGQHVNENWHVARKHRLTASRFGMVLSACSRRRFPPSLFKNLAEGYSLDRVAAVQWGKTHEKTALREFEEATNLKVQETGFWLEESGFLGASPDGLVEEDGILEIKCPYKYRDTDSLSEALKDKKYFYWRDENEDINLNSNHNYYHQVQGQMHITGRSICYFVVWTPKCTEIFQIEKDPGWSENINILKEFYLDQYISFISQ comes from the exons A tggcagaaaagcacattgttaagtttcactttattgcgaaattttttggggacggtaatcgctttttagttcggggagaaaatgcttttaccaGCGGTCACGTCACCAAATTTAGGTTTGATGGCACAGTACAACCGATGAGAATTTCTGCAGAAGTTCTACCGAGCAtgaaaaagctaaattatactgtggag ATTTCATATGACCTAGAAGAAGGGGTTAAGACGGCACATTGTACCTGCCCAAGGGGCAACGTGGCTTGCCATCATATGGCTGCAGCATTATATTATGCTCATTATAATGTAAGTGCTACTGACATTGAGTGTCAGTGGAGTGCCCcatcaaaaacaacaccacAAACAGAAGTCATTAAGTTAGCTGATGTTTACAAGCCGAAATTATCAAACTATACGGCACTGTCTAGGTCCTCTACTGAGGACGAAATTATTCAGTTCCGTGCCGAAATAGGCGTCACGAATGTGGTGGGCTTCACTTGGCTCCTAAGACCAGAAGCAAGTGAAGaagccagaaaaattattgcagataTCGAAGAAATTCTACAAAGCTTAGAATACGTGCAGGCCATAGACAAACAAAAGTTTCTTTTGGAGAAGTGCAGAATAGATGAGGCACGCATTAAACTGGTTGAGGCGTGCACTCGGGGCCAACATGTTAACGAAAATTGGCATGTAGCAAGGAAACATCGTTTAACGGCCAGCAGGTTTGGCATGGTACTATCTGCTTGCAGTAGACGAAGATTCCCAccctctttatttaaaaatttggcggaAGGCTATTCGCTTGACAGGGTTGCTGCTGTGCAGTGGGGTAAGACCCACGAGAAGACAGCGCTCAGAGAATTTGAAGAAGCGACGAATCTTAAAGTCCAAGAGACGGGATTTTG gttggAAGAATCAGGCTTTTTGGGAGCAAGTCCTGATGGATTAGTGGAAGAAGATGGGATTCTCGAAATTAAATGCCCATATAAATATAGGGACACTGACAGTTTGTCTGAAGCCCtgaaggataaaaaatatttttattggagggatgaaaatgaggacattaatcttaacagcaatcacaattattaccaCCAAGTACAGGGGCAAATGCACATCACTGGTCGAAGTATCTGCTACTTTGTCGTGTGGACACCAAAGTGCACAGagatatttcaaattgaaaaagatccGGGGTGGTCagaaaatatcaatattttaaaagaattttatcttgaccaatatatttcctttatttcacaataa
- the LOC135267144 gene encoding uncharacterized protein LOC135267144 isoform X2, translating to MRISAEVLPSMKKLNYTVEISYDLEEGVKTAHCTCPRGNVACHHMAAALYYAHYNVSATDIECQWSAPSKTTPQTEVIKLADVYKPKLSNYTALSRSSTEDEIIQFRAEIGVTNVVGFTWLLRPEASEEARKIIADIEEILQSLEYVQAIDKQKFLLEKCRIDEARIKLVEACTRGQHVNENWHVARKHRLTASRFGMVLSACSRRRFPPSLFKNLAEGYSLDRVAAVQWGKTHEKTALREFEEATNLKVQETGFWLEESGFLGASPDGLVEEDGILEIKCPYKYRDTDSLSEALKDKKYFYWRDENEDINLNSNHNYYHQVQGQMHITGRSICYFVVWTPKCTEIFQIEKDPGWSENINILKEFYLDQYISFISQ from the exons ATGAGAATTTCTGCAGAAGTTCTACCGAGCAtgaaaaagctaaattatactgtggag ATTTCATATGACCTAGAAGAAGGGGTTAAGACGGCACATTGTACCTGCCCAAGGGGCAACGTGGCTTGCCATCATATGGCTGCAGCATTATATTATGCTCATTATAATGTAAGTGCTACTGACATTGAGTGTCAGTGGAGTGCCCcatcaaaaacaacaccacAAACAGAAGTCATTAAGTTAGCTGATGTTTACAAGCCGAAATTATCAAACTATACGGCACTGTCTAGGTCCTCTACTGAGGACGAAATTATTCAGTTCCGTGCCGAAATAGGCGTCACGAATGTGGTGGGCTTCACTTGGCTCCTAAGACCAGAAGCAAGTGAAGaagccagaaaaattattgcagataTCGAAGAAATTCTACAAAGCTTAGAATACGTGCAGGCCATAGACAAACAAAAGTTTCTTTTGGAGAAGTGCAGAATAGATGAGGCACGCATTAAACTGGTTGAGGCGTGCACTCGGGGCCAACATGTTAACGAAAATTGGCATGTAGCAAGGAAACATCGTTTAACGGCCAGCAGGTTTGGCATGGTACTATCTGCTTGCAGTAGACGAAGATTCCCAccctctttatttaaaaatttggcggaAGGCTATTCGCTTGACAGGGTTGCTGCTGTGCAGTGGGGTAAGACCCACGAGAAGACAGCGCTCAGAGAATTTGAAGAAGCGACGAATCTTAAAGTCCAAGAGACGGGATTTTG gttggAAGAATCAGGCTTTTTGGGAGCAAGTCCTGATGGATTAGTGGAAGAAGATGGGATTCTCGAAATTAAATGCCCATATAAATATAGGGACACTGACAGTTTGTCTGAAGCCCtgaaggataaaaaatatttttattggagggatgaaaatgaggacattaatcttaacagcaatcacaattattaccaCCAAGTACAGGGGCAAATGCACATCACTGGTCGAAGTATCTGCTACTTTGTCGTGTGGACACCAAAGTGCACAGagatatttcaaattgaaaaagatccGGGGTGGTCagaaaatatcaatattttaaaagaattttatcttgaccaatatatttcctttatttcacaataa